From a single Oncorhynchus masou masou isolate Uvic2021 unplaced genomic scaffold, UVic_Omas_1.1 unplaced_scaffold_582, whole genome shotgun sequence genomic region:
- the LOC135536244 gene encoding titin-like: protein MNMEKVKPWRVSQTRATDPFTVPAAPTDVEITSITSETMTICWKRPESDGGSSISGYVIEKREKLGMRWAQVNTKPVNDLRVKASNLCEGCEYEYRVYAENVAGLSPPSIPCKLTKAEDPQFLPSPPAKPKVIDSTKTSVTLSWNKPLFDGGAAVTGYCVEYKRTDEEDWFVGVSNTENTESTVVGLTPGAEYIFVVKSINKIGVSEPSPPTDPQAAEDREEKPQFNISNEMRKTLLVKDGSSFTLTVPFSGKPFPNVMWDKADVDLRVRASIHTTGYRHVYHGGSSNKRRLRKIYSNFTKRCWKSHMYVKCQGFLTLLVHRVVLRSRMLPRALQQLPGIPQKTKVVLLSPTTLLIFVR, encoded by the coding sequence ATGAATATGGAGAAGGTGAAGCCTTGGAGAGTGAGCCAAACCAGGGCCACAGATCCATTCACTGTCCCTGCTGCACCAACAGATGTTGAAATCACCAGCATAACAAGTGAGACAATGACAATCTGCTGGAAAAGACCTGAGTCCGATGGAGGAAGCAGCATTTCTGGCTACGTTATTGAGAAACGAGAGAAATTAGGAATGCGCTGGGCACAGGTGAACACAAAGCCTGTGAATGACCTTAGGGTCAAGGCATCCAATCTCTGTGAGGGATGTGAGTATGAGTACAGAGTCTATGCAGAAAATGTTGCAGGCTTGAGTCCCCCAAGTATTCCTTGCAAACTGACAAAAGCAGAGGATCCACAATTTCTGCCGTCCCCACCAGCTAAACCCAAAGTCATTGACTCAACCAAGACTTCTGTAACTCTTTCATGGAATAAGCCGTTGTTTGATGGGGGAGCTGCTGTAACAGGATACTGCGTTGAATATAAGAGAACCGATGAGGAGGACTGGTTCGTCGGTGTTTCAAACACAGAGAACACTGAATCCACTGTCGTTGGTTTGACACCTGGTGCAGAATATATATTTGTTGTCAAATCCATCAACAAGATTGGTGTCAGTGAGCCAAGCCCTCCTACTGATCCACAAGCAGCTGAGGACCGAGAAGAGAAACCACAGTTTAATATCAGCAATGAGATGCGAAAGACTCTTCTTGTAAAGGACGGCAGTTCTTTCACCTTAACTGTGCCGTTCAGCGGCAAGCCTTTTCCTAACGTTATGTGGGACAAGGCAGATGTTGACCTGAGAGTGAGGGCCAGTATTCATACCACTGGATACCGTCACGTCTATCACGGTGGATCAAGCAACAAGAGACGACTCAGGAAAATATACAGTAACTTTACAAAACGTTGCTGGAAAAGTCACATGTACGTTAAATGTCAGGGGTTCTTGACTCTCCTGGTCCACCGTGTCGTGCTGCGGTCAAGGATGTTACCAAGAGCTCTGCAACAGCTGCCTGGGATACCCCAGAAAACGAAGGTGGTGCTGCTGTCACCAACTACCTTGTTGATATTCGTGAGGTGA
- the LOC135536249 gene encoding titin-like, producing the protein MQTKSDDKWTVCTEIRGSRSTIDGLLTGEEYSFRISAVNETGQSEPKLLAEAVVVNNDTTEPIIDLMCNTYSVKAGDDLKIDVPFRGRPEPEVTWNKDGVELKETTRVSVLTSNNASLITIRNTTREESGNYEITLTNTVGRKSAIIAVVILDKPGPPGAIKVDEVNADYISLSWDPPLYDGGCPISNYVVEKRDTTTTTWKTVSSTVARTSIKVPRLTQGTEYQFRIAAENRYGMSHAVESASVVAQYPFETPGPPTTLRVAQATKSFMLVTWNEPASDGGSPIIGYHLEMKDYSSIRWTKTNRGRLIAETEFKVNGVEESLQYEFRVAAENIAGVGPYSKATEPIAARDPCDPPANLTVTDITRSSISLTWSKPENDGGAKVTGYIVERRELPDGCWLKCNFTNLQETCYDIEGLTEDIQYDFRVIAKNSAGVLSEPSQCTAAVTVKDNVVLPRIVLDNKYKKLVVVKAGDVLRIDADISGRPRPVISWSKDGERIEIKARIEITSTHTTTTLLVRDTIRRDSGQYTVTVQNIAGTRSLSVNCRFLTALDRPLGHWM; encoded by the coding sequence ATGCAAACCAAGAGCGATGACAAATGGACTGTGTGTACTGAGATACGGGGATCGAGATCAACTATTGATGGACTCTTAACAGGTGAGGAATATTCATTTAGGATTAGTGCAGTCAATGAAACAGGCCAGAGTGAACCTAAGCTACTGGCAGAGGCTGTCGTAGTAAACAACGACACAACGGAACCCATAATAGATCTGATGTGTAACACATACAGTGTCAAGGCAGGAGACGACCTGAAGATCGATGTTCCATTTAGAGGCAGACCTGAACCTGAGGTTACATGGAACAAAGATGGTGTTGAATTGAAGGAGACGACCAGGGTTAGCGTTCTAACATCTAATAACGCATCACTAATCACTATCAGAAACACAACCAGGGAGGAATCGGGGAACTATGAGATCACCTTAACCAACACGGTTGGTAGAAAATCAGCCATAATAGCTGTTGTCATCTTGGATAAACCTGGCCCACCTGGTGCAATCAAGGTAGATGAGGTCAACGCTGACTATATTTCACTGTCTTGGGATCCCCCACTCTACGATGGTGGATGTCCAATCAGCAACTACGTAGTAGAGAAGAGGGatactaccactacaacatggaagACTGTTTCATCCACAGTTGCCAGAACGTCTATTAAGGTTCCTCGTTTGACACAAGGCACTGAATATCAGTTCCGAATTGCAGCTGAAAACCGTTACGGCATGAGCCATGCTGTGGAGTCCGCTTCAGTTGTTGCACAGTACCCCTTCGAGACACCTGGCCCTCCCACTACCCTCCGTGTTGCCCAGGCTACAAAGTCCTTCATGTTGGTTACATGGAATGAACCAGCCAGTGACGGTGGTAGTCCAATCATCGGTTATCACCTGGAAATGAAGGACTATAGCAGTATTCGCTGGACAAAAACTAACAGAGGACGTCTCATTGCTGAAACAGAATTTAAAGTGAATGGCGTTGAAGAAAGCTTGCAGTATGAATTCCGTGTTGCTGCTGAGAATATTGCTGGTGTTGGACCATACAGCAAAGCCACTGAGCCTATAGCTGCAAGAGACCCATGTGATCCTCCTGCTAACCTTACAGTCACAGACATCACAAGATCTTCCATTTCTCTTACTTGGTCCAAGCCAGAGAATGATGGTGGAGCCAAGGTGACTGGCTACATTGTTGAACGCAGGGAGCTTCCAGATGGTTGTTGGCTGAAGTGCAATTTCACCAATCTCCAGGAAACTTGCTATGACATTGAAGGCCTTACGGAGGACATTCAATATGACTTCCGTGTTATTGCAAAGAACTCTGCTGGAGTACTCAGTGAGCCATCGCAATGCACAGCTGCCGTCACAGTCAAGGATAACGTTGTTCTACCTCGCATTGTCTTGGATAACAAGTATAAGAAATTAGTCGTTGTCAAAGCCGGAGATGTTCTGAGAATCGATGCAGATATTTCTGGGCGCCCACGTCCAGTCATTTCCTGGTCAAAAGATGGTGAAAGGATTGAGATCAAGGCAAGAATAGAGATCACTtcaacacacactaccaccacattaCTAGTCAGAGACACTATCCGAAGAGACTCGGGTCAGTACACTGTAACAGTGCAGAACATTGCTGGTACAAGGTCCCTGTCTGTAAACTGTAGGTTCTTGACCGCCCTGGACCGTCCTCTGGGCCATTGGATGTGA